One window of Branchiostoma lanceolatum isolate klBraLanc5 chromosome 6, klBraLanc5.hap2, whole genome shotgun sequence genomic DNA carries:
- the LOC136437446 gene encoding uncharacterized protein, giving the protein MPAVACPECQYSNDCDFRFCQRCGYARRTRDQPPSAKLPLVDWDAIEARRQQLLGQRASSQYEKQKSQLEKELFGFLATAPNCRDVMSATPDDVIGFLIWKDRAGKTVVHDADCPGIPGASGCPCPRRLAAGTVDSLIGKLRAVFERSGRAGVWEDKLGMGNPAAAKKVGDYKKAVSEEQARAGRCPKQAVPLFVDKLRNLASLVEEQLKVEGLSAIRYFTLLRDQAFIKILFFAGSRANDLSLTKANSVYKHVGGEFVLLNHTFGKTLRGGESKLVGVKSCNDKLLCPVEGLNRYWTGCGEMGVNLSGGYLFRTTVGDCVSPNPFSAAAAGARLKTYLRQLDEDAGETIHSFRAGAAITLAMSGVELEGVMAHVGWKGRATASHYMQLGKVLRHNSPASVLAKAADEGTAGAVANQYRAWDNTEGFLPVAKTL; this is encoded by the coding sequence ATGCCAGCGGTGGCGTGCCCGGAATGTCAATACTCCAATGATTGTGATTTCCGGTTTTGCCAGAGATGTGGATACGCTAGAAGAACGCGGGATCAGCCGCCCTCCGCCAAGTTGCCATTGGTAGACTGGGATGCCATCGAAGCCCGCAGGCAACAGTTGTTGGGGCAGCGTGCCAGTTCTCAGTATGAGAAACAGAAGAGTCAGTTAGAAAAAGAGCTCTTCGGCTTCTTGGCCACCGCCCCTAACTGTAGGGATGTGATGTCGGCCACCCCCGACGACGTCATAGGGTTCCTCATCTGGAAAGACCGCGCGGGTAAAACGGTGGTGCATGACGCGGACTGTCCGGGTATCCCAGGGGCCTCTGGCTGCCCGTGTCCGCGACGGTTGGCAGCAGGGACAGTTGACTCTTTGATTGGGAAGTTGAGGGCCGTTTTCGAGAGATCAGGTAGAGCCGGTGTCTGGGAGGACAAGTTGGGCATGGGGAATCCGGCAGCGGCAAAGAAGGTGGGAGACTATAAGAAGGCGGTTTCAGAAGAACAGGCCAGAGCAGGACGTTGCCCCAAGCAGGCAGTTCCGTTGTTTGTGGATAAATTGAGGAACTTGGCATCCTTAGTGGAGGAACAGTTGAAGGTCGAGGGGTTGTCTGCTATCAGGTATTTCACGTTGCTTAGAGACCAGGCGTTCATAAAGATCCTTTTCTTTGCGGGTTCTCGGGCGAATGATTTGTCTTTGACTAAGGCTAACTCTGTGTATAAGCATGTAGGGGGGGAGTTCGTGCTCCTGAATCATACGTTTGGCAAAACGTTGAGGGGGGGGGAAAGTAAGCTGGTAGGTGTGAAGTCCTGTAACGATAAGCTGCTGTGCCCCGTAGAGGGTCTTAATAGGTACTGGACGGGTTGTGGAGAAATGGGGGTGAACCTATCGGGTGGTTATTTATTCAGAACCACAGTGGGGGACTGTGTAAGTCCAAACCCGTTCTCAGCCGCAGCGGCCGGTGCTAGGTTAAAAACCTATCTCCGACAGTTGGATGAGGATGCGGGCGAGACGATTCACAGTTTCCGCGCCGGTGCGGCTATCACTTTGGCGATGTCAGGGGTGGAATTAGAAGGGGTAATGGCGCATGTGGGTTGGAAGGGGCGGGCGACGGCCTCGCACTACATGCAGTTAGGTAAGGTGTTGCGGCATAACAGCCCTGCCTCCGTCCTAGCTAAGGCGGCAGATGAAGGCACGGCGGGAGCAGTAGCGAACCAGTATAGGGCATGGGATAACACAGAGGGTTTCTTACCGGTAGCTAAGACACTGTAA